In a genomic window of Heterodontus francisci isolate sHetFra1 chromosome 21, sHetFra1.hap1, whole genome shotgun sequence:
- the LOC137381054 gene encoding probable G-protein coupled receptor 139 gives MAVADLLVVITDPILKWIPVIYFPGSFLLITPICRSIRFLIFATTMVSVWLTVAFSFDRFVTICGEKLKTQYCSERTAAVVIGAVSVLCSLESVPWYFIYEPKYIIDNVPWRCIIKQSYYTFPAWTAFELFHRILTPCVPFFLILLLNVLTVRRILAASRARKGLRGLSSGENQNDPEMENRKKSIILLFSISGSFVLLWTTQVLFYIYQRITKLYPSSADDPLYITEFTSVMLQLLSSCTNTCIYAVTQTNFRQELKKLLKYPRNLIVKLVKS, from the coding sequence atggcagtggccgatCTCCTGGTCGTCATCACAGATCCCATATTGAAGTGGATTCCGGTGATTTATTTCCCTGGTTCATTCCTGCTTATTACTCCCATCTGCAGATCAATTCggttcctgatttttgcaaccacaatggtttctgtttggctgacagtcgctttctcctttgatcgatttgtaaccatTTGTGGTGAGAAGCTGAAGACACAATATTGCTCGGagagaacagcggctgtggttatTGGAGCAGTGAGTGTGCTGTGTTCTTTAGAAAGTGTTCCCtggtactttatatatgaacctaaatatataattgataatgttccctggcgCTGTATCATTAAACAGAGCTACTATACTTTCCCCGCATGGACTGCGTTTGAGTTGTTTCaccgcattttaactccttgtgtcccattctttctgattttgctgctcaatgttctgacggtcagacgtattttagcgGCCAGTAGAGCCCGCAAAGgactccggggcctcagcagtggagagaatcagaatgacccagagatggagaatcgaaagaaatccatcattttactgtttagtatatctggcagttttgtacTGTTATGGACGACGCAGGTtttattttacatctatcagcgaattacaaaactaTATCCTTCCTCCGCCGatgaccctctttatatcacagaatTCACATcagtaatgctgcagcttctcagttcctgcaccaacacgtgtatttatgctgtgacccaaactaacttcagacaggagctgaagaagctcCTGAAATACCCACGcaatctaattgttaaattagttaagtCCTAG